The Aeromonas encheleia genomic sequence TCTGGGGGCCATGGGTCTTGAGCAGGAACAGGATTTTATCGGTGCTGGCGTTCATTCGGTGGCTCTCGTTATCGACAGGCGTGCTCTGGGGGATCTATGGCATCTCGAGCAGGAACAGGATCTTGTCGGTGCTGGCGTTCATTCGGTGGCTCTCGTTATCGACAGGCGTGCTCTGGGGGATCTATGGCATCTCGAGCAGTAACAGGATCTTGTCGGTGCTGGCGTTCATTCGGTGGCTCTCGTTATCGACAGGCGTGCTCTGGGGGATCTATGGCATCTCGAGCAGGAACAGGATCTTGTCGGTACTGGCGTTCATTCGGTGACTCTCGTTATCGACAGGCGCGCTAAGGATCCAGGGTATCGGAAGAGGATCTTGTCGGTGCCGGTGTTTATGGGGTCATTATGGATAGCGGGCTCATTTAAATCAATAATTCACTTTACTTAATAATGCGCCTTGCTCAGTATAAATAAACTAATGAATTTATTTAATGAGGCTGACATGGATGGGATCAAGGGAAGGGCGACCCTCTGGGTATTGGTGATGACGGTGATACTGGCTATAGCGGGCTTCAGCCTGCCGTCGCCCGTGCTGGCGCCGCTGATGCTGGATCCGGCCCAGGGGATGCTGACGGCGGAGGCGTCGGACTGGAGTCGCAAGGTGTGGCTCGGGGTCATCATGGGGCTCTATCCGCTGTTCCAGTTGCTGGGGGCCCCCTGGCTGGGGCGACTGTCCGATCGCTATGGCCGCAAGCCCATACTGCTCGTCTGCCTGGTCGGCGTGCTGGCCGGTTATGCCCTGATGGCACTGGGGATCGCCTGGCGTTCCCTGCCGTTGCTGCTGCTGAGCCGGGTGCTGGAGGGCTTCTTCAACGGCGACATCGCCATAGTGCAGGCGATGGCGGCCGACATGAGCACCACCAGGACCAAGGCGCGCAACTTCGCCAGGATCAACATCGGCATGAACCTGGGCTGGGTGCTGGGCCCCATGATAGGGGGCTATGCCGCCGTAATGTCGGGGGATTACAGCCTGGCGGCCTGGTTGGCGGTGGCCATGACGGCGGGCAACCTGCTGCTGGTGCTCTGGCTGATCCCCAATCGGCCACCGGTGCCGCCAGCGCAGGAGCTGGAGCCCCTCTCGACCCGCCAGCTGCTGGTGCAACCCCGCCTGCTGCCCTACTTTGTGCTGACCCTGCTCAGCTACGGGGCTGTGCAGCTCTATTTCAGCTACTTCAACGTCTGGTTGGTGGAGCGGCTGGCCTGGGATCCGGTGCAACTGGCCCAGGGGGCGGTGCTGGTGAGTGTGCCCATGATGCTGGGTTCCTGGCTGGGGGCGCTGCTCGCCCGCCACTGGCGTGGCAGCAGCCTGGGGATAGTCGGTCATCTGTTGATGGCGGCGGGCATGCTGATGTTCGTGCTGCCGGGCCAGTGGTGGGGGCTGGCGCTCACCTTCATCCCGGCCGGCATCGGCATGAGCCTGGGGGAGCTGGCCACCTCGGTTGCCGTCTCCAACCGCAGCCACCCCCAGCAGCAGGGGCAGGCGATGGGGCTCTACCGCGGGCTGGCGGTGGGCAGCGAGATCCTGGCGGTGCTGGTGGGCAGCCTGGTGCTGTTGGTAGGCACCGAGTGGCCCTTCTATCTGGCAACGATCTTCGGGCTGATCTGTGCCCTCGGCTTCTATGGGCTGCGCCGGGCGGCGGATCGGCGTGAACGGGTGGCCGCCTGCGCCGAGCCGGGCTGAGCCCGGGCGGGACTGGATCACAGATCGGCGGCGGGGCGGCAGGCGGGACTTGCATCGTGGCGCCGACTCTGGGACGGTATGACTCTTTGCTCCGCCCTGCCTCGCGCTGAGCCGAGCCGGTATCAGGACATAGAACGAAATGGCGCTGCTTTGTGCCAGCGCACGTTGGAGGAGATATGAGTCATTACCAGGCCATCGCACTGGATATGGATGGCACCCTGCTGACCCGGGATCACAAGATCTCGTCCGCGACCCGGGCCGCCCTGGCCCAGGCGCGAGCCCACGGCATCAAGGTGCTGCTGGTGACGGGTCGCCACTTCATGACGGCGCGCCCCGTTCACCATGAGCTGGCGCTCGATACCCCCATCATCTGCAGCAACGGCGCCTACCTCTACGATCCGGCGCAAGACAGGATCCTGGCCGGCGATCCGCTGGCGGTGGCCCCGCTCACGGCGCTGCTGGCCGAGGTCGAGGCGCAGCAGATGGAGGCGCAGTTCCACCTCGACGACGGCATAGGTTACATCGGCTGCGACGAGTATGTTGCCCGGATACAGCGCCGGTCGGATGACCTGCCGGCGCACCTCAAGATCTCCCTGCTGCCGGCCCAGGATCTGGCCGCCTGGCTGCAAAGGCCCATCTGGAAGCTGGAGCTGTTCAGTCAGGATCCGAGCCGCCTGCACCGCTTCGTGAGCGAGGTGGTGCAGGGACTGCCCTTTACCCAGGATTGGGCGGCCCCCTACGCGGTCGAGCTGGTGCAGCCCGGTTGCAGCAAGGGCAACCGGCTGGCCCAGTGGGCCGCGAGCGAGGGGATAGCGATGGAGAACGTGGTGGCCTTTGGCGACAACAACAACGACATCAGCATGTTCGAGCAGGTCGGGCTGGCGGTGGCCATGGGCAATGCCGCCCCCCAGATCCAGGCCCATGCGGACCGGGTGACCGCGGATCACAACGAGGATGGCATAGCGCTGGCGCTGCAGCGCTGGGTGCTGCCGTCCTAAGAGGCCGCGGGTTGAGGGGAGGGGACGCCTCCCCCGAGGCTCAGCTCCCGAAGGAGAACTGGATCACCCGATCCGGGAAGCGGATCCGGTTGTAGTCGCGGCGCACTCCCTCGTAATGGCGGATGGCGCGATCGCGCTGGGCGCGGTAGTAGTCCCGCTGCTTGCTGTCACTCTCATTGCGGATCTGCTGATCCAGCTGGTTGATGGTCCGTTCGGTCTGCTCCAGATCGCGCTGGAGCTCGCCGAGCCGCTGCTCCAGCAGGAACTCCTTGCGGCCGCGCTCGAACTGGGTGAGGAAAGTCGTGTCATGGGGGCAGACCCCCAGGTATTCGTTCCCCTCCCGCCCCTTGCTGTAGGCCAGCTCGGGGATGCAGTAGAGCTCCAGCCCCTTGGCGTAGCCTCGCTTCCACTCTGCCTCGTCCACCTTGAGACCATATTCGCCGCAGCTTTTCGCGTAGTCGCGGGTGGCCGCCCGGGTCTTGCCCTGCTCACCATCCTGATAGCCCAGGTTGTACCAGCTCATGGCGCGGCACTCCTCCTCCGACAGCGAACTGCAGCCGGCGAGCAGGAAAGGCAGGGTCAGTAACAGGATCTTGGGGGACATGGGATGGGCTCCGGACGGGATGATACCGGCATTCTAGAGAGGAAGCGGGGGCAGGACAAGGGCTGGCAGTGCGCCGTGCCAGTCTCGCCATCATGATGTTTTTATCAGTATTTTCAATCTGTTGCAGCCGTGGCGCCGGCAACCTTTTCTTGCCGGGGGAGGCAGGGTAAACTGCGCCTACTTTTAACTGGCACGTAACAAAAACAATGAAAGTCCTGACCGTCGATTATCGCTCGCCCGATGCGGCCCAACGCTTCACCGAATCCCTGCGCACCACCGGCTTCGGGGTCTTGACCCACCACCCCATCCCCAGGGAGCTGGTGCAGTCCATCTATGACAACTGGTATCGCTTCTTCATGAGCGAGCAGAAGCAGGATTTCCTGTTCAACCGCGAGACCCAGGATGGCTACTTCCCGCCGTCGGTGTCCGAGGTGGCCAAGGGCAACACCCAGAAGGATCTCAAGGAGTACTTCCACCTCTACCCCTGGGGTCTGATGCCGGAAGAGCTCAGGGCCCAGGCGATGGAGTACTACCGCCTCGCCAACGATCTGGCCGCCGAGCTGCTCTCCTGGGTGGAGCAATACACCCCGAGCGATATCGCCGCCCACTACAGCTGCCCGCTCTCCTCCATGATCGAAGAGAGCCAGAAGACCCTGCTGCGGGTGCTGCACTATCCGCCGTTCGACGGCACCGAGGCGCCGGGCGCCATCCGTGCCGCCGCCCACGAGGACATCAACCTGCTGACCATACTGCCCGCCGCCAACGAGCCGGGCCTGCAGGTGAAGGGCTCGGATGGCGAGTGGATGGACGTGCCCTGCGACTTTGGCACCCTGATCATCAACATAGGTGACATGCTGCAGGAGGCCTCCCACGGCTACTATCCCTCCACCACCCACCGCGTCATCAACCCGACCGGCGGCAGTGCCAGCAAGTCCCGCATCTCATTGCCGCTGTTCCTCCATCCGCGCCCGGACGTGGTGCTCTCCGAGCGTCACACCGCCCACAGCTACCTGATGGAGCGGCTGCGGGAGTTGGGAGTCATCTAGTCGCCCGCGCAGTAGCGACCAGCATAAAAACCGGAGCAAAAACGCTCCGGTTTTTATTGGTTGGCAGGATTGCGCGTATAACCGAATTTTATTGGTTATTGATGCCAATAAATCGTTTTTAAGCCAGATAAGCGTCGTTGTGATTGCGCGGTCTCGACCGTACTCTGAGCGCCATTCCGGGCCCCTGTGGCGGGCCCATCGATTGGAGTTCTTATGAAGCAGTCCCAATGGTCATCCCGGCTCGGTTATATCCTGGCCGCCGCAGGCTCGGCGGTCGGTCTCGGCGCCATCTGGAAGTTCCCCTATGTGACCGCCGCCAACGGTGGCGGCGCCTTCCTGCTGGTGTTCCTGCTGTTCAGCTTCACCCTGGGGGGGGCGGTGCTGATGGGGGAGACCCTGCTCGGCAGCCTGAGCCGGCGCGGGGTGGTGGGGGCCTTCGAGGCGCTGCTGGGCAAACGCTGGCGCTGGGTCGGTGCCATGGGCCTGCTGTGCAGCCTGCTCATCTTCAGCTTCTACAGCGTGGTGGGCGGCTGGACACTTGGTTACACCGGCATGGCGCTGGCGGGTAGCCTGCAACACGGAGATGGCGCGGCGCTGACCGCCCGCTTTAACGACTACGTCGGCGATCCGCTCTGGCCTGTGCTGACCCATCTGCTGTTTGCCGCCCTCACCTGGTGGTTCGTGCGGGGCGGGGTACAGCAGGGGGTGGAGCGCACCCTGCGCTGGATGATGCCGGCCCTGTTCATCATGATGCTGCTGCTGGTGGTGTTCGGCCTCACCCTGCCCAATGCCATGGCCGGGGTGCGCCACTTCCTGATGCCCGACTTCAGCAAGCTCGGCATGTCCGGGGTGCTCGATGCCATGGGGCTGGCCTTCTTCTCCCTCTCCATCGGGCTCGGCATCCACACCACCTATGGCGCCTATCTGCCGAGCAGCGACGGCGTGGGCCGCTCCAGCCTCTGGGTGGTGCTGCTGGCCAGCCTGATCGCCGTGCTGGCGGGACTGATGATCTTCCCGGTGCTGGCGGCGACCGGCATCGATCCCGCCGCCGGCCCCGGCCTCACCTTTATGACCATGCCGGCGGTGTTCCAGCAGTTGCCGTTCGGCCAGGGGCTGGCGGTGGTGTTCTTCGCCCTGCTGGTGGTGGCGGCGCTCTCCTCGGCCATCTCGCTGCTGGAGCACCTGCAGTGCTTCGTTTGCGAGAGCCTGGGCTGGTCGCGGCGGGCGGCCTGCAGCCTGATCACCGCGCTGGTGATGGCAGGCGGCATCCCGGTCAGCCTGTCGTTCGGCCCCTGGGCCGAGGTGACCCTGTTTGGCAAGAACATCTTCGAGCTGCTGGATTTTGTCACCTCTAACCTGCTGATGCCGCTGTTCGGGCTGGCCCTCACCCTGTTGCTGGGCTGGCGGCTGGGTCGCAAGGCCCTGCCCCAGGGGTTGGCGCCGCACTGGCGTGGCCTGGTGATGGGCTGCTGGCGCTGGCTGGCGCCGCTGCTGATCGGCGGCATCCTGGTGCGGGGGCTGCTGTAACCCGGCTTGGGGCAGGCTGGTCTATAGGCCCGTTTGCCCTCTGGTGGCCAGGGTCGCCGCCAGGGGGGCAGGCCATCCCAGGTGACGGTATTGACTGCATCGAAAAATCCATAAAACGGCTGATATTGAAATTTAAATTTATAAAATGCAGATATTTTTGATCAATATTCTGTTTTATGGAGAGACAGGGAGGATTGGCTGTCAACTTCTCTTGCCGTGGTTTAGGCTGTGGCTCCATTTTTGCGCTCGAGTCACCCGCCCTATGTCACCCCTCATCGCCCGATCTGGCCGATTTTTTAGCTCGCAAGAGAGGTGACCTTGCACGCGCAGTCTGTCTGAATGTTCATTGCAAAGGTCGCCGCCAGGCGGCCTTTTTTGTTGCGACCCAGGTTGCACTCACCCATGGAGTATCGATTCGATGTTGTCTTCCCCGGAGGTTGTATGAGCCAGGTTCAGTGGTCTTCCCGTCTCGGTCATGTGCTGGCGGCGGCCGGCACGGCCATCGGCCTCGGCGCCATCTGGAAGTTTCCCTATGTGACCGCCACCAACGGCGGTGGCGCCTTCCTGCTGGTGTTCCTGCTGTTCAGCTTCACCCTGGGGGTGGCGGTGCTGGTGGGGGAGACCCTGCTCGGCAGCCGTAGCCAGCGCGGGGTGCTCGGCGCCTTCAACCGGCTGGTGGGGCCGAACTGGCGCTGGATGGGCTACATGGGGATACTGTGCGGCTTCTTCATCTACAGCTTCTACAGCGTGGTCGGCGGCTGGACCGTGGGCTATGCGGCGCTGGCGGTGATGGGCAAGCTCAACCTGAGCGAGGGTTCGGCGCTGACCGCCCTGTTCAACGGCTATGTCAGTGATCCCTGGTGGCCGGTGCTGACCCATCTGGTGTTCGCCGGGCTCACCTGGTGGTTTGTGCAGGGGGGCATCCAGAAGGGGGTGGAGCGGGCGCTGCGCTGGATGATGCCGGCCCTGTTCATCATGATGTTGCTGCTGGTGGCGGTGGGGCTCTCCATGCCGGGCTCCATGGCCGGGGTGCGCCAGCTGCTGCTGCCGGACTTCTCCATGCTGACTGGCCAGAGCGTGCTGGATGCGCTGGGGTTGGCCTTCTTCTCCCTCTCCA encodes the following:
- a CDS encoding MFS transporter, coding for MDGIKGRATLWVLVMTVILAIAGFSLPSPVLAPLMLDPAQGMLTAEASDWSRKVWLGVIMGLYPLFQLLGAPWLGRLSDRYGRKPILLVCLVGVLAGYALMALGIAWRSLPLLLLSRVLEGFFNGDIAIVQAMAADMSTTRTKARNFARINIGMNLGWVLGPMIGGYAAVMSGDYSLAAWLAVAMTAGNLLLVLWLIPNRPPVPPAQELEPLSTRQLLVQPRLLPYFVLTLLSYGAVQLYFSYFNVWLVERLAWDPVQLAQGAVLVSVPMMLGSWLGALLARHWRGSSLGIVGHLLMAAGMLMFVLPGQWWGLALTFIPAGIGMSLGELATSVAVSNRSHPQQQGQAMGLYRGLAVGSEILAVLVGSLVLLVGTEWPFYLATIFGLICALGFYGLRRAADRRERVAACAEPG
- a CDS encoding Cof-type HAD-IIB family hydrolase; translation: MSHYQAIALDMDGTLLTRDHKISSATRAALAQARAHGIKVLLVTGRHFMTARPVHHELALDTPIICSNGAYLYDPAQDRILAGDPLAVAPLTALLAEVEAQQMEAQFHLDDGIGYIGCDEYVARIQRRSDDLPAHLKISLLPAQDLAAWLQRPIWKLELFSQDPSRLHRFVSEVVQGLPFTQDWAAPYAVELVQPGCSKGNRLAQWAASEGIAMENVVAFGDNNNDISMFEQVGLAVAMGNAAPQIQAHADRVTADHNEDGIALALQRWVLPS
- a CDS encoding DUF2799 domain-containing protein, which encodes MSPKILLLTLPFLLAGCSSLSEEECRAMSWYNLGYQDGEQGKTRAATRDYAKSCGEYGLKVDEAEWKRGYAKGLELYCIPELAYSKGREGNEYLGVCPHDTTFLTQFERGRKEFLLEQRLGELQRDLEQTERTINQLDQQIRNESDSKQRDYYRAQRDRAIRHYEGVRRDYNRIRFPDRVIQFSFGS
- a CDS encoding isopenicillin N synthase family dioxygenase, which produces MKVLTVDYRSPDAAQRFTESLRTTGFGVLTHHPIPRELVQSIYDNWYRFFMSEQKQDFLFNRETQDGYFPPSVSEVAKGNTQKDLKEYFHLYPWGLMPEELRAQAMEYYRLANDLAAELLSWVEQYTPSDIAAHYSCPLSSMIEESQKTLLRVLHYPPFDGTEAPGAIRAAAHEDINLLTILPAANEPGLQVKGSDGEWMDVPCDFGTLIINIGDMLQEASHGYYPSTTHRVINPTGGSASKSRISLPLFLHPRPDVVLSERHTAHSYLMERLRELGVI
- a CDS encoding sodium-dependent transporter → MKQSQWSSRLGYILAAAGSAVGLGAIWKFPYVTAANGGGAFLLVFLLFSFTLGGAVLMGETLLGSLSRRGVVGAFEALLGKRWRWVGAMGLLCSLLIFSFYSVVGGWTLGYTGMALAGSLQHGDGAALTARFNDYVGDPLWPVLTHLLFAALTWWFVRGGVQQGVERTLRWMMPALFIMMLLLVVFGLTLPNAMAGVRHFLMPDFSKLGMSGVLDAMGLAFFSLSIGLGIHTTYGAYLPSSDGVGRSSLWVVLLASLIAVLAGLMIFPVLAATGIDPAAGPGLTFMTMPAVFQQLPFGQGLAVVFFALLVVAALSSAISLLEHLQCFVCESLGWSRRAACSLITALVMAGGIPVSLSFGPWAEVTLFGKNIFELLDFVTSNLLMPLFGLALTLLLGWRLGRKALPQGLAPHWRGLVMGCWRWLAPLLIGGILVRGLL
- a CDS encoding sodium-dependent transporter produces the protein MSQVQWSSRLGHVLAAAGTAIGLGAIWKFPYVTATNGGGAFLLVFLLFSFTLGVAVLVGETLLGSRSQRGVLGAFNRLVGPNWRWMGYMGILCGFFIYSFYSVVGGWTVGYAALAVMGKLNLSEGSALTALFNGYVSDPWWPVLTHLVFAGLTWWFVQGGIQKGVERALRWMMPALFIMMLLLVAVGLSMPGSMAGVRQLLLPDFSMLTGQSVLDALGLAFFSLSIGLGVHTTYGAYLPNSEGVLRSGVWVVTLASLISVLAGLMIFPALASTGIDPTAGPGLTFMTMPAVFSHLPFGQGLGVVFFLLLLVAALSSSISMLEHLVRFTTEEWGWSRRGACRVLTLLIMASGIPVSLSFGPWSELTLFGKTIFDLLDYLTSNLMMPLFGLVLTLLLGWRLGDSILPAGLSPVLRFCLLWCWRLVAPLLIGGILVRGLF